The following proteins are encoded in a genomic region of Alistipes shahii WAL 8301:
- a CDS encoding replication-associated recombination protein A produces the protein MPNIPLAERLRPRTIDEYIGQEHLVGKNGVFRKFFETGNVPSFILWGPPGVGKTTLAKIVATQLERPFFTLSAVTSGVKDVREVIESARKQRFFDQKAPLLFIDEIHRFNKSQQDSLLGAVEQGVFTLIGATTENPSFEVISPLLSRCQVYILKSLEDKDLQTLLDRALTTDTELKERDIEVTETGALFRFSGGDARKLLNILEIVVGATDGKVTITDRYVTDCLQQNIALYDKNGEQHYDVISAFIKSVRGSDPNAAIYYLARMLAGGEEPRFLARRLVILASEDIGLANPNALLLANACFDTVHKIGMPEARITLAETTIYLATSPKSNSAYMAINKAMSLVERDTTNRPVPLHLRNAPTRLMDKAGYGKGYKYAHDYAGHFAEQEFLPESLSGTKFYEPDTQNAAEAKIAERMAQLWKDKYQ, from the coding sequence ATGCCGAACATTCCTTTAGCCGAACGACTGCGCCCCCGCACGATAGACGAATATATCGGGCAGGAGCACCTCGTGGGCAAAAACGGGGTGTTCCGCAAGTTCTTCGAGACGGGCAACGTCCCGTCGTTCATCCTCTGGGGACCTCCGGGCGTGGGCAAGACCACGCTGGCGAAGATCGTCGCCACACAGTTGGAACGCCCGTTCTTCACCCTCTCGGCCGTCACGTCGGGCGTGAAGGACGTGCGCGAGGTGATCGAGTCGGCGCGCAAGCAGCGGTTCTTCGACCAGAAGGCCCCGCTGCTGTTCATCGACGAAATCCACCGCTTCAACAAGTCGCAGCAGGATTCGCTCTTAGGGGCCGTCGAACAGGGCGTCTTCACGCTCATCGGCGCGACGACCGAAAACCCCTCGTTCGAGGTGATCTCGCCGCTCTTGAGCCGCTGTCAGGTCTACATCCTCAAGTCGCTCGAAGACAAGGACCTGCAAACGTTGCTCGACCGTGCCCTGACGACCGACACCGAGCTGAAAGAGCGCGACATCGAGGTCACGGAAACCGGCGCGCTGTTCCGCTTCTCGGGCGGCGACGCGCGCAAGCTGCTCAACATCCTCGAAATCGTCGTCGGGGCCACCGACGGCAAGGTGACGATCACCGACCGGTACGTCACCGACTGCCTCCAGCAGAACATCGCTCTCTACGACAAGAACGGCGAACAGCACTACGATGTCATTTCGGCCTTCATCAAATCGGTCCGCGGCAGCGACCCCAACGCCGCGATCTACTACCTGGCGCGGATGCTGGCCGGGGGCGAGGAGCCGCGGTTCCTGGCCCGGCGTCTGGTGATCCTGGCCTCGGAGGACATCGGGCTGGCGAATCCCAACGCCCTGCTGCTGGCCAACGCCTGCTTCGACACGGTGCACAAGATCGGCATGCCCGAGGCGCGCATCACGCTGGCCGAGACGACGATCTACCTGGCCACCAGCCCCAAGAGCAATTCGGCCTACATGGCCATCAACAAGGCGATGTCGCTGGTCGAGCGCGACACCACGAACCGTCCCGTGCCGCTGCACCTGCGCAACGCCCCGACCCGCCTGATGGACAAGGCGGGCTACGGCAAAGGCTATAAATACGCCCACGACTACGCGGGGCATTTCGCCGAGCAGGAGTTCCTGCCCGAGAGCCTTTCGGGCACGAAGTTCTACGAACCCGACACGCAGAACGCCGCCGAAGCCAAAATCGCCGAACGGATGGCGCAGCTGTGGAAAGACAAGTACCAATGA
- a CDS encoding IS3 family transposase has translation MAGLSRGAHCPRERERAQAIEGLRPQCRLSVLLKAAGMARSTFYYHFRKSKQPDKYAREKESIIRLYHEHKGRYGYRRITVEMNKIGYAINHKTVLKLMNICGIKSQVRLRKYCSYKGQIGRIAPNLLQRDFAAEKPNQKWVTDLTEFSVCGVKLYLSPIMDLYNREIISYKIAERPNFMQIMKMLDDAFARIPDSPGIVLHSDQGWQYQMKQYQLRLRQKGITQSMSRKGNCLDNAAMESFFGLLKSELLYLQKFSSIDHFRKELEEYIDYYNNKRIKKYLNNMSPVQYRTHAI, from the coding sequence ATTGCAGGCCTTAGTCGAGGAGCGCATTGTCCGCGAGAGCGGGAAAGAGCCCAAGCCATCGAAGGACTAAGGCCGCAGTGCCGGCTTTCAGTATTGCTCAAAGCCGCAGGGATGGCGCGAAGCACATTTTATTATCACTTCAGAAAATCAAAACAACCCGATAAATATGCTCGCGAAAAAGAGAGTATTATAAGGTTATATCACGAACATAAGGGGCGTTATGGTTATCGGCGCATTACCGTTGAAATGAATAAGATCGGATATGCGATAAATCACAAAACCGTACTTAAGCTGATGAATATTTGCGGGATAAAAAGTCAGGTCAGGCTCCGTAAATACTGTTCATACAAAGGACAGATCGGACGGATAGCGCCCAATCTTCTGCAACGCGACTTTGCAGCCGAAAAACCGAATCAGAAGTGGGTTACTGACCTTACGGAATTTTCGGTTTGCGGCGTAAAGTTATATCTATCGCCGATTATGGACTTATATAACCGGGAGATTATTAGCTATAAAATAGCTGAACGCCCTAACTTTATGCAGATCATGAAGATGCTGGACGATGCGTTTGCCAGAATACCGGATTCTCCGGGTATTGTCTTGCATTCCGACCAGGGCTGGCAGTATCAGATGAAGCAGTATCAGCTCCGTTTAAGACAGAAAGGTATTACACAGAGCATGTCGCGCAAGGGTAACTGTCTGGATAACGCTGCTATGGAAAGTTTCTTTGGATTATTGAAGTCCGAATTATTATATTTGCAAAAATTCTCATCCATAGACCATTTCCGAAAAGAATTGGAAGAATATATCGACTACTACAATAACAAGCGGATAAAGAAATACTTAAACAACATGAGCCCGGTACAATACCGAACTCATGCCATCTAA
- a CDS encoding helix-turn-helix domain-containing protein: MKYNYEIRLKAVKLVLEGGLSVREAGCHLGCGRSQVHLWVTLFERHGLAGLKLRHGSYSAEFKLSVLKHMHQNHLSLLETAVHFGIPGPFVIRQWERLYQNQGAEGLRRKPQRRRPAMSKSKTKKVKLKTTPHEELLKELEYLRAENAYLKKLQALVEERIVRESGKEPKPSKD; encoded by the coding sequence ATGAAATATAATTATGAGATTCGTTTAAAGGCCGTAAAACTGGTACTCGAAGGCGGACTTTCGGTTAGGGAAGCCGGATGTCACTTGGGCTGTGGCCGCTCGCAAGTTCACTTGTGGGTAACATTATTCGAGCGCCATGGCCTTGCCGGCCTTAAGCTGCGCCACGGTAGCTACAGTGCAGAATTTAAGTTGTCAGTTTTGAAGCATATGCACCAAAATCATCTATCTTTGCTGGAGACAGCAGTGCATTTCGGCATTCCGGGCCCTTTTGTTATTCGTCAATGGGAGCGGCTCTATCAAAACCAAGGTGCTGAAGGCCTGCGGCGTAAACCGCAAAGAAGGAGGCCGGCCATGAGTAAATCGAAGACTAAAAAAGTCAAACTCAAAACGACTCCGCACGAAGAGTTGCTTAAGGAACTGGAGTATCTTCGTGCCGAGAATGCTTACTTAAAAAAATTGCAGGCCTTAGTCGAGGAGCGCATTGTCCGCGAGAGCGGGAAAGAGCCCAAGCCATCGAAGGACTAA
- the aspS gene encoding aspartate--tRNA ligase: protein MYRTHTCGCLRACNVNQTVTLAGWVQKVRNLGAMTFIDLRDRYGITQIVVEEHSPAEARETVCRVGREWVIQVVGKVVERQSKNPKMPTGDIEVTAEKVAILHEAEVPPFTIEEVSDGGDDLRMKYRYLDLRRPPLQRNMILRHKMAQEIRRFLSDEGFLEIETPCLVGSTPEGARDFVVPSRMSPNQFYALPQSPQTLKQLLMVAGYDKYFQIVRCFRDEDLRADRQPEFTQIDCEMSFVEQEDVLEIFERWAKHMFRHVMGIELTEPLRRMPWIEAMEKYGSDKPDLRFGMEFAEITDLAKGHGFSVFDEAEYITGFAATGCAAYTRKQIDSLTEFVKRQQIGAKGLVWIRVAEDGVKSSIDKFYSPEEVRAMAERCGAVAGDMVFILCGKKFKTLTQLCALRLEVAQQLGLRDPQKFAPLWVVDFPLFEWDDETQRYYAVHHPFTSPKLEDVQYLDSDPGRVRANAYDFVCNGTEIGGGSIRIHDSKLQEKMFELLGFTPEEAQKRFGFLMNAFKYGAPPHGGLAFGFDRLCSLFGGSESIRDYIAFPKNNAGRDVMLDAPGYIDQTQLDELYLQLRKPEE from the coding sequence ATGTACAGAACCCATACCTGCGGCTGCCTCCGGGCCTGCAACGTCAACCAAACCGTCACCCTGGCCGGATGGGTGCAGAAAGTGAGGAACCTCGGCGCCATGACCTTCATCGACTTGAGGGACCGTTACGGCATCACCCAGATCGTCGTCGAGGAACACTCCCCCGCCGAGGCGCGCGAAACGGTCTGCCGCGTGGGCCGCGAATGGGTCATCCAGGTCGTCGGCAAAGTCGTCGAGCGGCAGTCGAAAAACCCCAAAATGCCGACGGGCGACATCGAGGTCACGGCCGAGAAGGTGGCCATCCTGCACGAAGCCGAAGTGCCCCCCTTCACCATCGAAGAGGTCTCGGACGGCGGCGACGACCTGCGCATGAAGTACCGCTACCTCGACCTGCGGCGTCCGCCCCTGCAACGCAACATGATTCTGCGCCACAAGATGGCCCAGGAGATCCGCCGCTTCCTCTCCGACGAGGGATTCCTCGAGATCGAAACCCCCTGCCTGGTGGGTTCGACGCCCGAAGGAGCGCGCGACTTCGTCGTGCCGAGCCGCATGTCGCCCAACCAGTTCTACGCCCTGCCCCAATCGCCGCAGACGCTCAAGCAGCTGCTGATGGTCGCCGGCTACGACAAGTATTTCCAGATCGTGCGCTGCTTCCGCGACGAGGACCTGCGCGCCGACCGCCAGCCCGAGTTCACGCAGATCGACTGCGAAATGTCGTTCGTCGAGCAGGAGGACGTGCTCGAAATCTTCGAGCGCTGGGCCAAGCACATGTTCAGGCATGTGATGGGAATCGAGCTGACCGAGCCGCTGCGCCGCATGCCGTGGATCGAGGCGATGGAGAAATACGGTTCGGACAAACCCGACCTGCGCTTCGGCATGGAGTTCGCGGAGATCACCGACCTCGCCAAGGGGCACGGCTTCAGCGTATTCGACGAGGCCGAATACATCACCGGATTCGCCGCCACGGGCTGCGCCGCGTACACCCGCAAGCAGATCGACTCGCTGACGGAGTTCGTCAAGCGGCAGCAGATCGGCGCCAAGGGCCTCGTCTGGATTCGCGTCGCGGAGGACGGCGTGAAGTCGTCGATCGACAAGTTCTACTCCCCCGAGGAGGTGCGCGCCATGGCCGAGCGCTGCGGCGCTGTGGCCGGGGACATGGTCTTCATCCTCTGCGGCAAGAAGTTCAAAACGCTGACGCAGCTGTGCGCCCTGCGCCTCGAAGTGGCCCAGCAGCTGGGGCTGCGCGACCCGCAGAAGTTCGCCCCGCTGTGGGTGGTGGACTTCCCGCTGTTCGAGTGGGACGACGAGACGCAGCGTTACTACGCCGTGCACCACCCCTTCACCTCGCCCAAGCTCGAGGATGTGCAATACCTCGACAGCGACCCGGGCCGCGTGCGCGCCAACGCCTACGACTTCGTCTGCAACGGCACGGAGATCGGCGGCGGTTCGATCCGTATCCACGACTCGAAGTTGCAGGAGAAGATGTTCGAACTGCTGGGCTTCACGCCCGAGGAGGCGCAGAAGCGCTTCGGCTTCCTGATGAACGCCTTCAAGTACGGAGCGCCCCCTCACGGCGGCCTTGCGTTCGGTTTCGACCGTCTGTGCTCTTTGTTCGGCGGCTCGGAGTCGATCCGCGACTACATCGCCTTCCCGAAGAACAACGCCGGCCGCGACGTGATGCTCGACGCCCCGGGCTACATCGACCAGACGCAGCTCGACGAGTTGTATCTGCAACTGCGCAAGCCGGAGGAATAA
- a CDS encoding alpha-galactosidase → MKKLLVLAWAGAALLSGGMLRAENILLSTRNSSLLLTAEKGKTPLFQYFGARVASPDDILASGAAFGDAAYPQFGAQCYREVAIQATHGDGSMSLELAVESVSRDRRDGSETTAIAMKDKHYPFFVTLFYKTYDDCEVIETWTEISHTEKKPVTLYRFASAYMPVRRGDTWLTHFHGTWGAECYLHEEPLTDGMKVLKNKDGVRNTQRDNPSLMISLDGRPRELTGRVIGGTLAWAGNYRIALDNDNTHTTHLFAGINEEQSQYTLQPREVFTTPVFAFTFSDEGKSGVSRNIHRWARLHRLNHGTELRDVLLNSWEGVYFKVNQEGMDRMMADLADLGGELFVMDDGWFGDKYPRNNGETSLGDWTVCREKLPQGIEGLTESARKHGVKFGIWIEPEMTNTRSELYEKHPDWVIQQPYRENRKGRGGTQQVLDLSNPAVQEFVFSVVDRLMTAHPDIAYIKWDDNMTLYNYGSTFLPADRQSHLYIEYHRGMDKVLRRIQEKYPRLVMQSCASGGGRVNYGVLPYYDEFWTSDNTDALQRIYMQWGVSNFYPAVAMASHVSASPNHQTGRNVPLKLRFDVAMSGRLGLELQPSKMTGKEKEFARRAIADYKKIRPIVQQGDLYRLISPYDKTGYASLMYVAPEKDRAVWFVYKLEHFLNMPSPAFRMAGLDPGKRYRITELNVDGKPVPQDGKTFSGAFLMENGLEFTVGKEYASRVLELKAVE, encoded by the coding sequence ATGAAGAAACTTTTGGTATTGGCATGGGCCGGCGCTGCGTTGCTGTCCGGCGGCATGCTCCGGGCGGAAAACATCCTCCTCTCGACCCGGAATTCCTCGCTGCTGCTGACGGCAGAAAAAGGCAAAACCCCTCTGTTCCAGTATTTCGGAGCGCGCGTCGCCTCGCCCGACGACATCCTCGCCAGCGGAGCGGCGTTCGGCGATGCGGCCTACCCGCAGTTCGGCGCCCAGTGTTACCGCGAAGTAGCCATTCAGGCGACGCACGGCGACGGTTCGATGTCGCTCGAACTGGCTGTCGAGTCGGTGTCGCGCGACCGCAGGGACGGCTCCGAAACCACCGCCATCGCCATGAAGGACAAGCACTACCCGTTTTTCGTGACGCTCTTCTACAAGACCTACGACGACTGCGAGGTGATCGAGACGTGGACCGAGATCAGCCACACGGAGAAGAAACCCGTGACGCTCTACCGGTTCGCATCGGCCTACATGCCCGTCCGCCGGGGCGACACGTGGCTGACGCATTTCCACGGCACATGGGGAGCGGAATGCTACCTCCACGAAGAACCGCTGACCGACGGCATGAAGGTGCTCAAGAACAAGGACGGCGTGCGCAACACGCAGCGCGACAACCCCTCGCTGATGATCTCGCTCGACGGACGCCCCCGGGAGTTGACAGGCCGCGTCATCGGCGGCACGCTGGCCTGGGCCGGCAACTACCGCATCGCCCTGGACAACGACAACACCCACACCACGCACCTCTTCGCGGGCATCAACGAGGAGCAGTCGCAATACACGCTGCAACCCCGCGAGGTCTTCACGACCCCGGTATTCGCCTTCACGTTCAGCGACGAGGGCAAGAGCGGCGTGAGCCGCAACATCCACCGATGGGCGCGCCTCCACCGGCTCAACCACGGAACCGAGCTTCGCGACGTGCTGCTCAACTCGTGGGAGGGCGTCTATTTCAAGGTCAACCAGGAGGGCATGGACCGGATGATGGCCGACCTGGCGGACCTGGGCGGCGAACTGTTCGTGATGGACGACGGCTGGTTCGGCGACAAATACCCGCGCAACAACGGCGAGACGAGCCTCGGAGACTGGACGGTCTGCCGCGAGAAACTGCCGCAGGGCATCGAGGGACTGACCGAGTCGGCCCGCAAACACGGCGTGAAGTTCGGCATCTGGATCGAACCCGAGATGACCAACACCCGGAGCGAACTCTATGAGAAGCATCCCGACTGGGTGATCCAGCAGCCCTACCGCGAAAACCGCAAGGGCCGCGGCGGCACGCAGCAGGTGCTCGATCTGTCGAACCCCGCGGTGCAGGAGTTCGTCTTCAGCGTGGTCGACCGTCTGATGACCGCGCATCCCGACATCGCCTACATCAAGTGGGACGACAACATGACGCTCTACAACTACGGCTCGACCTTCCTGCCGGCCGACCGGCAATCGCACCTCTACATCGAGTACCACCGCGGCATGGACAAGGTGCTGCGGCGCATCCAGGAGAAATATCCCCGTCTGGTGATGCAGTCGTGCGCCAGCGGCGGCGGCCGGGTCAACTATGGCGTCCTGCCCTACTACGATGAATTCTGGACCTCGGACAACACCGACGCCCTGCAACGCATCTACATGCAATGGGGCGTGTCGAACTTCTATCCCGCCGTGGCGATGGCCTCGCACGTGAGCGCCTCGCCCAACCACCAGACGGGCCGCAACGTTCCGCTCAAACTGCGCTTCGACGTGGCCATGTCGGGACGCCTGGGGCTGGAGCTGCAACCCTCAAAGATGACCGGCAAAGAGAAGGAGTTCGCCCGCAGGGCGATCGCCGACTACAAGAAGATCCGCCCCATCGTGCAGCAGGGCGACCTCTACCGGCTGATCTCGCCCTACGACAAGACAGGCTATGCATCGCTGATGTACGTCGCACCCGAAAAGGACCGCGCCGTCTGGTTCGTCTACAAGCTGGAGCACTTCCTCAACATGCCGTCGCCGGCCTTCCGCATGGCGGGTCTCGACCCCGGCAAACGCTACCGGATCACCGAACTGAACGTCGACGGGAAGCCGGTCCCGCAGGACGGCAAGACCTTCAGCGGCGCGTTCCTGATGGAGAACGGACTCGAATTCACGGTGGGCAAGGAATATGCGAGCCGCGTACTCGAACTCAAAGCGGTGGAGTAA
- a CDS encoding glycerophosphodiester phosphodiesterase family protein, with protein sequence MKKGFLSFFLFTAFALALCPSCKDDETAEWKNVAFSVASNLAPENGTIPYEGSTVVFTVTTDGKWTYAIDQSKTDWFTHPTVDGMTLAILIPENTVSRERSGVVRFISVSDPTLVEEFTITQEPGPVPPEAPKADLLDVVFHADGTAEDVSPLKNEVLSYPGTALTCYYHDVYKRIVTNYTHTPGQGSRKDSYYRVDYYTNETFKQGLDDGHTLEVVLRSNRNDGTKEYKPFSAHEAGGTGFLICKEGQGGHPACITFLPNVSTTGKSTWRWAQSDVTPEPGRYYHVVGVWDKTAEKAYIYVDGQLKGTADAPGELIHAKDGARWFALGGDSAVGSMGNAWNGEVVLARVFDDALTGDQIALLYQDAAFAGQTPVEFALSNLTYLTRCEIGAGYTYTVYGNGFAAGDKVKFTSSANVTAAFTADAAFTEASGDNTLQSLAVTLPAGIPAGTGRYFMALVRNGSQYPLGTVEFTVCDNPSVSMPRIIAHRGQHQDGVENSTENSIAALTNAQKLGIHGAEFDVWITADDVPVINHNATVAGSDLRIEESAYAQIRDLTLANGEKLPTLDAYLEQGAKDASMKLICEIKTHSSAASNTRAVNAVVAAVKAKSMETRVDYIAFDYEVCKQLRAAMPAAGVQYLGGDKAPAEVAADKLSGIDYQYSTVLSKKPEWVTEAHAGGIEVNAWTVNSTADMMACIALGVDYITTDNPATLKKLLETPFVTAPK encoded by the coding sequence ATGAAAAAAGGTTTTTTATCGTTTTTTCTGTTCACGGCTTTCGCCCTGGCGCTCTGCCCGTCGTGCAAAGACGACGAGACGGCCGAATGGAAAAACGTCGCGTTCTCGGTAGCGTCCAACCTCGCCCCCGAAAACGGGACCATCCCCTACGAAGGGAGCACGGTCGTGTTCACCGTAACGACCGACGGCAAATGGACCTATGCGATAGACCAGAGCAAGACCGACTGGTTCACCCACCCCACCGTCGACGGCATGACGCTGGCGATTCTGATTCCGGAAAACACCGTGAGCAGGGAGCGCTCCGGCGTAGTCCGGTTCATCTCGGTCTCGGACCCCACGCTGGTCGAGGAGTTCACCATCACGCAGGAACCCGGACCTGTGCCGCCCGAAGCGCCGAAAGCCGACCTGCTCGACGTTGTCTTCCACGCCGACGGCACGGCCGAGGACGTATCGCCGCTCAAGAACGAGGTGCTCTCCTACCCCGGCACGGCGCTGACCTGCTATTACCACGACGTCTACAAGCGCATCGTGACCAACTACACGCACACCCCGGGGCAGGGTTCCCGCAAGGATTCCTATTACCGGGTGGACTACTACACGAACGAGACGTTCAAGCAGGGTCTGGACGACGGCCACACGCTGGAGGTCGTCCTGCGTTCGAACCGCAACGACGGCACGAAGGAGTACAAGCCCTTCTCGGCGCATGAAGCCGGCGGCACGGGTTTCCTGATCTGCAAGGAGGGCCAGGGAGGCCATCCGGCCTGCATCACATTCCTGCCCAATGTGAGCACCACAGGCAAAAGCACGTGGCGCTGGGCGCAGAGCGACGTGACGCCCGAACCGGGCCGCTACTACCACGTCGTGGGCGTCTGGGACAAAACCGCCGAGAAAGCCTATATCTACGTGGACGGCCAACTCAAGGGCACGGCCGACGCTCCGGGCGAACTGATCCACGCCAAGGACGGCGCACGGTGGTTCGCGCTGGGCGGCGACTCGGCCGTAGGCTCGATGGGCAACGCATGGAACGGCGAAGTGGTTCTGGCCCGCGTCTTCGACGACGCGCTGACCGGGGACCAGATCGCCCTGCTCTACCAGGATGCGGCGTTCGCCGGCCAGACGCCCGTGGAATTCGCACTCTCGAACCTCACCTACCTGACCAGGTGCGAGATCGGCGCAGGCTACACCTATACGGTCTACGGCAACGGTTTCGCAGCCGGCGACAAGGTGAAGTTCACCTCGTCGGCCAACGTGACCGCAGCGTTCACGGCCGACGCCGCATTCACCGAAGCCTCCGGCGACAATACCCTTCAGTCGCTGGCAGTGACCCTCCCCGCGGGGATTCCCGCCGGAACGGGCCGGTATTTCATGGCGCTCGTCCGCAACGGCAGCCAATACCCGCTCGGCACGGTCGAATTCACCGTCTGCGACAATCCCTCCGTCTCGATGCCCCGGATCATCGCGCACCGCGGCCAGCATCAGGACGGCGTGGAGAATTCGACCGAGAATTCGATCGCTGCCCTGACCAACGCCCAGAAACTGGGCATCCACGGCGCCGAGTTCGACGTCTGGATCACCGCCGACGACGTGCCGGTGATCAACCACAACGCGACGGTGGCAGGCAGCGACCTGCGGATCGAAGAGAGCGCCTATGCACAGATCAGGGACCTCACGCTGGCCAACGGCGAAAAACTGCCGACGCTTGACGCCTATCTGGAGCAGGGCGCCAAGGACGCTTCGATGAAACTGATCTGCGAAATCAAGACCCACAGTTCGGCTGCAAGCAACACGCGGGCCGTCAACGCCGTCGTGGCCGCCGTCAAGGCGAAGTCGATGGAGACGCGGGTCGATTACATCGCCTTCGACTACGAGGTCTGCAAGCAGCTCCGGGCGGCCATGCCCGCGGCCGGCGTACAGTACCTGGGCGGCGACAAGGCTCCGGCCGAAGTCGCGGCGGACAAGCTCTCGGGCATCGACTACCAGTATTCGACCGTGCTTTCGAAAAAACCCGAGTGGGTGACGGAAGCCCACGCCGGCGGAATCGAGGTCAACGCCTGGACGGTCAATTCGACGGCCGACATGATGGCCTGCATCGCGCTGGGTGTCGACTACATCACCACCGACAACCCCGCCACGCTGAAAAAACTGCTGGAGACACCGTTCGTCACAGCCCCGAAATAA
- a CDS encoding DUF1735 domain-containing protein, whose product MKKLFLALALSAAACLAGCSDNEEIGYDIGSKVLIPKNGLQQVALTADAAAIDYEVWIYRSGYNEGGSTAALSVDAEALAAYNKANGTAYVLMPEACYDLPTAAVRLDNNAHTAKIGIRIDVSAITADSRCVLPVSVGSPDTEVNAAAATVLIFPVRPTTEKPENAQ is encoded by the coding sequence ATGAAAAAGCTATTTTTAGCGCTCGCGCTGTCGGCGGCAGCTTGCCTGGCCGGGTGCTCCGACAACGAAGAGATCGGATACGACATCGGCTCGAAGGTGCTGATCCCGAAAAACGGCCTGCAACAGGTCGCCCTGACGGCCGATGCCGCAGCGATCGACTACGAGGTGTGGATCTACCGGAGCGGCTACAACGAAGGCGGTTCGACGGCCGCACTCTCGGTCGACGCCGAAGCGCTGGCCGCCTACAACAAGGCCAACGGTACGGCTTACGTGCTGATGCCCGAAGCCTGCTACGACCTCCCGACCGCCGCCGTGCGGCTCGACAACAACGCCCACACCGCGAAGATCGGCATTCGGATCGACGTCTCGGCGATCACGGCGGACAGTCGCTGCGTGCTGCCCGTTTCGGTCGGCAGTCCCGACACGGAGGTGAACGCGGCGGCCGCCACGGTGCTGATCTTCCCGGTCCGCCCCACGACGGAGAAGCCTGAAAACGCCCAATGA